In Desulfurellaceae bacterium, the DNA window TCTCGTCGGCGCGCAGCCCGCAGCTATGCTGTCGCCCCCCACTCACCGCAGTGAACGCTGCCCAGTAGGGCTGCCCGGTGAAGACGCTGAAGGTCGTGGTGGTCGTGGCATTGCCCGCGCCGCTCCCGTCATCTGCCGTGACCGTGATCGTCGCCTCGCCCTGGACGCCCCCCGTGAGGGTCAGGGTCAGCCCTGTCAGGCTCACCGTGGCGATGCTCGGAGCCGACGAGCTGGCCGTCAGCGTGAGGGGGTCCCCATCTGCGTCGGTGACGGTGAGGGGGATCTGGGTCGGGAGGGCCCCGTACAGGTCCACATCGGCGAGGGCTGCGATGACCGGCGGCGCGTTGCCACTGACC includes these proteins:
- a CDS encoding Ig-like domain-containing protein; protein product: VSGNAPPVIAALADVDLYGALPTQIPLTVTDADGDPLTLTASSSAPSIATVSLTGLTLTLTGGVQGEATITVTADDGSGAGNATTTTTFSVFTGQPYWAAFTAVSGGRQHSCGLRADETLICWGDETDNQVSNTPTGTFLEVCAGGDHSCGLQTDDTLVCWGADT